CGCCATCTCGGCCACCGAACCGACGCGCCAGATCGATCCAAAGATCAGGGCCACGGCAAACACCAGCACCGCGACATAGCGCAGCGCATAAGGGTCGCGGCGCGCGATACGCAGGTCTGCAGGCACGGGCGTGGCCCGTGCCGCCCGTTCGGCCATGCGCGCCTGGTGCGCGCGCCACACCGCGGTGGATGCCGCATCGTCATCGCCGATCGCCTGTTCATCCATCAGCGCCTGAATGGGCCGCCCTGGCAAGGTTTCATCCAGCCGGACCAGCGCCGCCTCGCGCGTGGGAATACGGAATGTGCGCAGCGCATAGACCAGCGCGCCGACGGCTGCACCAAAGGCAACAACGCCCAGACCCCACACCAGTTCAACCATCACGCTGTCCTGAAGGCCCAGCATCAGCACCGCCAGCACCGCCAGAACGACGGTCGCAAGCGGCCAGGTCGCCTGCCAGAACGCTTCGGCAAACATGCCCGCACGGGTCATTGCCAGCGGCCAGCGCAATGCCTTCAGCCCACGTCGCACGTCATGTCTGGAAAAACTGGCCATTCGTCGCGTCCCTTGCCGGTGGCGCGGCGCACCATAGCGCCTGTAACCCATATAGGCGCTGAACGGGTCAGAGCCACCTTGGAATGGTATCGCGATTTATGATTTCGTCAAAGGTGGGCCGTGCGCGGATCACCGCGTATTGATCGCCATTGACCAGAACTTCGGGGATCAGGGGGCGGGTGTTGTATTCACTGCTCATCACCGCGCCATAGGCGCCCGCAGACCGGAAGGCGACAAGATCCCCGGCACGTAGCGGCGGCATCATGCGCTGCTTGGCAAATGTGTCCCCGGATTCGCAGACGGGCCCGACGATATCATAGGGTGCCTGGTCCGTGCCCGGGGCCGGTTCGATGACGGGAATGATGTCGTGATAGGCCTCGTACATGGCGGGCCGGATCAGGTCGTTCATCGCCCCGTCGAGGATCAGAAAATCGCGGCCCTCTCCCGATTTGACATAGATGACCTCGGATACCATCAGACCGGCATTGCCAGCGATCAGGCGCCCCGGTTCAATCTCGACCTCACAGCCCAGATGTCCGACCGTGCGTTTGATCAGCGCGCCATAGTCCGTTGGCAGCGGCGGCGCCTCGTTCGACCGGGCATAGGGAATGCCAAGGCCGCCGCCCAGATCAAGGCGGCGAATGTCGTGGCCGTCCTCGCGCAGTTGCAAGGTCAGTTCCGCAACCTTCTGGTAAGCAAGCTCGAACGGGGCCAATTCCGTCAGTTGCGATCCGATATGCACGTCGATGCCGATCACATCGATATGTTCCATCGCGCCCGCCATGGCATAGACCTCGCGCGCCCGCGCGATGGGAATGCCGAACTTGTTCTCGGACTTGCCGGTGGCGATCTTGGCGTGGGTCTTGGCGTCCACATCCGGGTTGACACGGATGGTGATGGGGGCGCGGGCACCCACCTCACCTGCGACGCGGTTCAGGACTTCCATCTCGGGTTCGGATTCGACGTTGAACTGGCGGATGCCGCCGGTCAGCGCCATGCGGATTTCATCCGCCGTTTTGCCCACGCCCGAGAACACGATCCTGTCGCCGGGCACGCCTGCGGCCTTGGCGCGCGCGTATTCTCCGCCCGACACCACATCCATACCAGCACCGGCCCGGGCCAGTGTCTTGAGGATCGCCTGATTGCTG
The DNA window shown above is from uncultured Tateyamaria sp. and carries:
- the lysA gene encoding diaminopimelate decarboxylase, coding for MDHFLYRDGVLHAEDVPVADIAATVGTPFYVYSTATLLRHFTLFDEALEGMDHLVCYAMKAASNQAILKTLARAGAGMDVVSGGEYARAKAAGVPGDRIVFSGVGKTADEIRMALTGGIRQFNVESEPEMEVLNRVAGEVGARAPITIRVNPDVDAKTHAKIATGKSENKFGIPIARAREVYAMAGAMEHIDVIGIDVHIGSQLTELAPFELAYQKVAELTLQLREDGHDIRRLDLGGGLGIPYARSNEAPPLPTDYGALIKRTVGHLGCEVEIEPGRLIAGNAGLMVSEVIYVKSGEGRDFLILDGAMNDLIRPAMYEAYHDIIPVIEPAPGTDQAPYDIVGPVCESGDTFAKQRMMPPLRAGDLVAFRSAGAYGAVMSSEYNTRPLIPEVLVNGDQYAVIRARPTFDEIINRDTIPRWL